The candidate division WOR-3 bacterium genome includes a window with the following:
- a CDS encoding 50S ribosomal protein L24: MKKNIKLNVKKGDTVKMMTGNDRGKQGKILAVFPEKNTAIIEGINLVKKHTRAKSQTEPGGIITKEAPVNISNFMVVCQACHSPSKVKRNPEKPGDRFCGRCGSALANK, translated from the coding sequence ATGAAAAAGAACATCAAACTGAATGTAAAAAAAGGCGACACGGTCAAGATGATGACCGGCAATGATCGCGGAAAACAGGGAAAAATACTGGCTGTGTTTCCTGAAAAGAACACCGCCATAATTGAAGGCATCAATCTGGTTAAGAAGCACACCCGCGCTAAAAGCCAGACGGAACCAGGCGGAATAATCACAAAAGAAGCGCCGGTAAATATTTCAAATTTTATGGTCGTCTGCCAGGCATGTCATTCTCCTTCAAAAGTGAAGAGAAATCCGGAAAAACCCGGGGATAGATTTTGTGGCAGATGCGGTTCGGCGTTAGCAAACAAGTGA